In a single window of the Dreissena polymorpha isolate Duluth1 chromosome 3, UMN_Dpol_1.0, whole genome shotgun sequence genome:
- the LOC127871724 gene encoding uncharacterized protein LOC127871724: MREHSEFIEERQLPPWLHPTISKFDARYDSPPLLVCHRDIAREYMSCAVHLSSRNADKSILEQYFSVDDEGGRSRIRRKSAARERGKETYADNNKSEDKQVAKEHTSGLKCATSTALPSRPKLELSCACIKSSCVDVCPKAVDLFAPKSLSSAAENDRDTKAHVYLNRTETETLMNIEILTKSSRPLPRIPCQRGADSTSVISQENVTKTYTVHASQTTFSSRKSKSRKSADEISSIVKECRKIGDDLRTLRWSVLTSLDKSKEEQVQFNVIDCIIKAQFNKVLKTLRKTRTLYEEACHSCGNFKPGKASFHSGFYCNRLAFVSTTKQVDELRFLMKNDLTGMQKRLFLNDEDLEIGAIFQHIVVLLDLVDAITTLRLFVTHIKNAVQQETENNIKILVNISAIESLKTKVLAKCVGMKIQKYGKGILNPSSGITKDGCVHVSAIPVSQQWSTSPDRTHGSVSAIRHLEAHMESSLDNAHMEPYGERRAKLAQRDCRIL, translated from the coding sequence ATGCGTGAGCACAGTGAATTCATTGAGGAGCGCCAACTTCCGCCGTGGCTACATCCCACCATCTCTAAATTTGACGCCAGATACGATTCCCCGCCATTGCTAGTGTGCCACCGCGATATTGCGCGGGAATACATGTCGTGCGCCGTGCACCTTTCCTCTCGTAACGCCGATAAGAGCATCCTAGAGCAATATTTCTCCGTCGACGATGAAGGTGGGCGCTCCAGGATAAGACGGAAGAGCGCGGCAAGGGAGCGTGGAAAAGAAACATATGCAGATAATAATAAGAGCGAAGATAAGCAAGTGGCAAAAGAACATACCAGTGGTCTAAAATGTGCAACGTCTACTGCACTGCCTAGTCGTCCCAAGCTTGAATTGTCATGTGCTTGTATCAAGTCCTCTTGTGTGGATGTGTGTCCGAAGGCAGTAGACTTATTTGCTCCAAAGTCACTGTCAAGCGCAGCTGAAAATGATCGTGATACAAAGGCACATGTTTACCTCAATAGGACAGAGACAGAAACCTTAATGAACATAGAGATACTGACGAAGTCGAGTCGGCCTCTGCCTAGAATACCGTGCCAGAGAGGAGCGGATTCAACTTCGGTTATAAGCCAAGAGAACGTAACAAAAACGTACACAGTCCATGCAAGTCAAACAACTTTTAGCAGTCGTAAAAGTAAGTCGCGAAAAAGCGCTGATGAAATATCATCGATTGTGAAGGAGTGTCGAAAGATTGGTGATGATCTAAGAACACTTCGATGGAGTGTTTTAACAAGCTTGGACAAGTCAAAGGAAGAGCAAGTGCAATTTAATGTAATTGATTGTATTATAAAGGCTCAGTTTAACAAAGTTCTGAAAACCCTGCGTAAAACCCGGACGTTGTACGAAGAAGCGTGTCACAGTTGTGGAAATTTTAAACCCGGAAAGGCATCGTTTCATTCAGGCTTTTATTGTAATAGACTAGCTTTTGTAAGCACGACGAAGCAGGTTGACGAACTGCGTTTCTTGATGAAAAACGACCTCACCGGCATGCAAAAACGGTTGTTCCTAAACGACGAAGACTTAGAAATTGGAGCAATATTTCAACACATCGTCGTACTATTGGATCTTGTGGACGCCATCACCACACTGAGACTGTTTGTGACGCATATAAAGAACGCTGTCCAACAGGAGACAGAgaacaatatcaaaatattagTTAACATTTCAGCTATTGAGAGTTTGAAAACGAAAGTATTAGCAAagtgcgtaggaatgaaaatccAAAAATATGGAAAAGGAATTCTTAATCCCTCTAGTGGAATAACAAAAGATGGTTGCGTCCATGTTAGTGCTATACCTGTGTCACAGCAATGGTCAACTAGTCCGGACCGGACACATGGTTCAGTTAGCGCCATTCGTCACCTGGAGGCGCACATGGAGTCCTCGCTAGACAATGCACACATGGAGCCTTATGGAGAACGAAGGGCTAAACTTGCGCAACGTGACTGCCGAATTCTCTGA
- the LOC127871731 gene encoding cdc42 homolog — MSISNSMSRDPSLEYSQMKQKYEFRDPRATCIKCVLVGDSGVGKSSLAARIASRKFKEEYVPTVFDNYAATVTLDEKSFHFSLFDTAGKEDYDRLRVISYMNCDVFLVCYSVHERDSLADIEAHWVPEIKQYLPKTPYILVATQTDRRTPKSDGVDVQPYVSFKEASEVANRCGASSYVECSAMTSEGVSDVIREIIETVQKSVTCRSKEATCCGCIIM; from the exons ATGTCAATTTCTAACTCGATGTCACGTGACCCCAGTCTGGAGTACAGTCAGATGAAGCAGAAATATGAGTTCCGTGATCCTCGggccacatgcattaagtgcgtCCTCGTCGGCGACTCCGGCGTCGGCAAGAGCAGCCTGGCTGCCAGGATCGCCTCCAGGAAGTTCAAGGAGGAATACGTGCCGACAGTGTTCGATAATTACGCAG CAACTGTGACGCTGGACGAGAAGTCCTTCCATTTCAGTCTGTTCGACACTGCAGGCAAG GAAGACTATGACCGTTTGCGCGTGATCTCGTACATGAATTGTGACGTGTTTCTCGTCTGCTACTCCGTGCACGAGCGGGACTCCCTGGCGGATATCGAGGCACACTGGGTGCCGGAAATCAAGCAGTACCTTCCCAAGACGCCATACATACTTGTCGCGACACAAACTGACAGACGCACGCCAAAATCGGACGGG GTGGACGTCCAACCATACGTGTCATTCAAAGAGGCCTCCGAGGTGGCCAATCGCTGCGGCGCCTCGTCATACGTCGAGTGTTCAGCAATGACATCAGAGGGTGTCAGTGACGTCATACGGGAAATCATAGAAACAGTGCAGAAATCAGTCACGTGTAGATCTAAAGAAGCGACTTGTTGTGGTTGCATAATAATGTAA